A window of the Amycolatopsis solani genome harbors these coding sequences:
- a CDS encoding homogentisate 1,2-dioxygenase — MPYYRQVGEIPHKRHTAFRKPDGGLYAEELMGVEGFSADSALLYHRGLPTAIVDAVTVEEDRGSLTPNLPLKPRAYRTQDLKFGGEADAVTDRRRLFGNNDVTIGFVTATAPSPLYRNAAGDELFYVHGGSATVETIYGSIDVGDGDYLVIPTSCTYRVVPHGEVNLFTLEARGHIGPPKRYLSAKGQFLEHSPYCERDIRGPSSPLVVDGEDVEVLVRHRAGLTRYTYATHPFDVVGWDGCLYPWAFNIDDFEPITGRVHQPPPVHQTFEGPNFVVCSFCPRKVDYHADSIPVPYNHANVDSDELMFYVRGNYEARKGSGIGVGSLSLHPSGFTHGPQPGAAEASIGAEFFDETAVMVDTFAPLELGEAADASEDPGYAWTWSRRGPKQ; from the coding sequence ATGCCTTACTACCGGCAAGTAGGCGAGATCCCGCACAAGCGGCACACCGCGTTCCGCAAGCCGGACGGCGGCCTCTACGCCGAGGAGCTGATGGGCGTCGAGGGCTTCTCCGCCGACTCCGCGCTGCTCTACCACCGCGGCCTGCCGACGGCGATCGTCGACGCCGTCACGGTCGAAGAGGACCGCGGCTCGCTGACGCCGAACCTGCCGCTCAAGCCGCGGGCCTACCGGACGCAGGACCTCAAGTTCGGCGGCGAGGCCGACGCGGTGACCGACCGGCGCCGGCTGTTCGGCAACAACGACGTCACCATCGGCTTCGTCACCGCGACCGCGCCCAGCCCGCTGTACCGCAACGCGGCCGGCGACGAGCTCTTCTACGTCCACGGCGGCTCCGCGACCGTCGAGACGATCTACGGCAGCATCGACGTCGGCGACGGCGACTACCTCGTGATCCCGACGTCGTGCACCTACCGCGTCGTGCCGCACGGCGAGGTCAACCTCTTCACGCTGGAAGCGCGCGGCCACATCGGGCCGCCGAAGCGGTACCTGTCGGCGAAGGGCCAGTTCCTGGAGCACTCGCCGTACTGCGAGCGCGACATCCGCGGGCCGTCGTCGCCGCTGGTGGTCGACGGTGAGGACGTCGAGGTGCTCGTGCGGCACCGCGCGGGCCTCACGCGCTACACCTACGCGACGCACCCGTTCGACGTCGTCGGCTGGGACGGCTGCCTCTACCCGTGGGCGTTCAACATCGACGACTTCGAGCCGATCACCGGCCGCGTGCACCAGCCGCCGCCCGTGCACCAGACGTTCGAGGGCCCGAACTTCGTCGTCTGCTCCTTCTGCCCGCGGAAGGTCGACTACCACGCGGACTCGATCCCGGTGCCGTACAACCACGCGAACGTCGACTCCGACGAGCTGATGTTCTATGTGCGCGGCAACTACGAGGCCCGCAAGGGCTCGGGCATCGGCGTCGGCTCGCTGTCGCTGCACCCGTCCGGCTTCACGCACGGCCCGCAGCCGGGCGCGGCGGAGGCGTCGATCGGCGCGGAGTTCTTCGACGAGACCGCGGTCATGGTCGACACGTTCGCGCCGCTGGAGCTCGGCGAAGCCGCCGACGCGTCCGAAGACCCGGGTTACGCGTGGACGTGGTCGCGCCGCGGTCCTAAGCAATAG
- a CDS encoding substrate-binding and VWA domain-containing protein: protein MINSQPARRKRKILPFLAAIVVAAGLIIGIRAWTSDSGDEADAPKCTGADAVALNVASSPEKVGIVQEAAKAYSGRSVAGHCVDVVVKSKSSGIAMQALANGWNEATDGPRPDVWTPAASGWVNLLRVNAKGDSASIVPDGDPPSIANSPLTVAMPKPMAEALGWPAKPIGWKDLATLATDPAGWAKYGHPEWGKFRLGKTNPNISTAGLNATIGAYYAATGTSSDLTAAALEKPEAKQFVTNIEQAIVHYGDNTLTFLTNLQKADDRGAALSYISAVTVEESSLIGYNQGNPTNDPAKVGQHAPPKVPLVAIYPADGTLNSDHPFVTLNWADPTRKQIAADFVGYLRGQETQQRFAALGFRSFEGKPGPQATTANGVQPDAKINFIRPPSPTVLSKLLTTWTELRKKANVLLVVDVSGSMGDEVKGTGKSKIDLAKQAAIDALGQFVPRDQVGLWQFSTHLDGDKDYQELVPVQALGTAGKETLASRLSGLTPQAGTGLYDSSQAAYEYMKAHLDPSAINAVVVLTDGRNEDSGGVDLEHLLPQLRPEGNAETVRLFTIAYGSDADQNVLKQIAEATEGSEYDSSKPDSINQVFTSVISNF, encoded by the coding sequence ATGATCAATTCCCAACCAGCACGGCGGAAGAGAAAAATCCTCCCCTTCCTGGCCGCGATCGTGGTCGCCGCCGGGCTGATCATCGGGATCCGGGCCTGGACCAGCGACTCGGGCGACGAGGCCGACGCGCCGAAATGCACGGGCGCGGACGCCGTCGCACTCAACGTCGCTTCCTCACCGGAAAAGGTCGGAATCGTCCAAGAAGCCGCCAAGGCCTACTCCGGACGGTCCGTCGCCGGGCACTGCGTCGACGTCGTCGTGAAATCGAAGTCGTCGGGCATCGCGATGCAGGCGCTGGCGAACGGCTGGAACGAGGCCACCGACGGGCCGCGCCCGGACGTCTGGACGCCGGCCGCGAGCGGCTGGGTCAACCTGCTGCGCGTCAACGCGAAGGGCGACTCGGCGTCGATCGTGCCGGACGGCGACCCGCCGTCGATCGCGAACTCGCCGCTGACCGTCGCCATGCCGAAGCCGATGGCCGAGGCGCTGGGCTGGCCGGCCAAGCCGATCGGCTGGAAGGACCTCGCCACGCTCGCGACCGACCCGGCGGGCTGGGCGAAGTACGGCCACCCCGAGTGGGGCAAGTTCCGGCTCGGCAAGACGAACCCGAACATCTCGACCGCGGGGCTGAACGCCACCATCGGCGCGTACTACGCGGCCACCGGGACGTCGTCCGACCTCACCGCGGCCGCGCTCGAGAAGCCCGAGGCGAAGCAGTTCGTCACGAACATCGAGCAGGCGATCGTGCACTACGGCGACAACACGCTCACCTTCCTGACGAACCTGCAGAAGGCCGACGACCGCGGCGCGGCGCTGTCCTACATCTCGGCGGTGACCGTCGAGGAGAGCTCGCTCATCGGCTACAACCAGGGCAACCCCACGAACGACCCGGCGAAGGTCGGCCAGCACGCGCCGCCGAAGGTGCCGCTCGTCGCGATCTACCCGGCCGACGGCACGCTCAACTCCGACCACCCGTTCGTCACGCTGAACTGGGCCGACCCGACGCGCAAGCAGATCGCCGCCGACTTCGTCGGCTACCTGCGCGGCCAGGAGACGCAGCAGCGGTTCGCCGCGCTCGGCTTCCGGTCGTTCGAAGGCAAGCCCGGCCCGCAGGCGACCACCGCCAACGGTGTCCAGCCCGACGCGAAGATCAACTTCATCCGGCCGCCGTCGCCGACCGTGCTTTCGAAGCTGCTGACGACGTGGACCGAGCTGCGCAAGAAGGCGAACGTGCTGCTGGTCGTGGACGTCTCCGGCTCGATGGGCGACGAGGTCAAGGGCACCGGCAAGAGCAAGATCGACCTGGCCAAGCAGGCCGCGATCGACGCGCTCGGCCAGTTCGTGCCACGCGACCAGGTGGGCCTCTGGCAGTTCTCCACCCACCTCGACGGCGACAAGGACTACCAGGAACTCGTCCCGGTGCAGGCGCTCGGGACCGCGGGCAAGGAGACGCTGGCGTCGCGGCTGAGCGGGCTGACCCCGCAGGCGGGCACCGGGCTCTACGACTCCTCGCAGGCCGCGTACGAGTACATGAAGGCGCACCTCGACCCGTCGGCGATCAATGCCGTCGTGGTGCTGACCGACGGCCGCAACGAGGATTCCGGCGGCGTCGACCTCGAGCACCTGCTGCCGCAGCTGCGTCCGGAGGGCAACGCGGAGACGGTCCGGCTGTTCACCATCGCCTACGGCTCGGACGCCGACCAGAACGTGCTGAAGCAGATCGCGGAAGCGACCGAAGGATCGGAGTACGACTCGTCCAAACCGGACTCGATCAACCAGGTCTTCACCTCCGTGATCTCGAATTTCTGA
- a CDS encoding MFS transporter produces MMRRRLGRRFRWLWSAYAVSAFGTWLGFGAFPMLAILVLHAGPAAVSALAAIGPAVGALVAVPLGPWVDRRRKRPVMVAMDLIRFGALLSVPACYALGLLSFGQLLAVSVVVAAADITFTSASGAFLKGLVAPEDLLVANGRFESTNWTATALGPPLGGAAFAVLGPVTSVVANAVSFLLSALGIRAIGGDEPRPHTTGRPRARDLAGGWRFLLAHPGLRPLLLNAMVFNGLVMATEPLLAVLMLGELGLTPWQYGLAFAVPCLGGLAGSRLTPRLVARFGRHPVLLTSGAVRACWLLALAFLPRGTGGLVFVMVVELGLIVSCSVFNPVLATYRLEQLPPDRAAGTLSAWSVSTKAAIAALTAVWGVLAGFTGPRVAIGVAGVLVLTTPLLLPRRERTPVAV; encoded by the coding sequence GTGATGCGCAGGCGGCTCGGGCGGCGGTTCAGGTGGCTTTGGTCGGCTTACGCCGTGAGCGCGTTCGGCACCTGGCTCGGGTTCGGCGCCTTCCCGATGCTCGCCATCCTCGTGCTGCACGCCGGGCCGGCGGCCGTCTCCGCGCTCGCCGCGATCGGGCCGGCCGTCGGGGCGCTCGTGGCCGTGCCGCTGGGGCCGTGGGTCGACCGGCGCCGGAAGCGGCCGGTCATGGTGGCCATGGACCTGATCCGGTTTGGCGCGCTGCTGAGCGTGCCCGCCTGCTACGCGCTCGGCCTGCTGAGCTTCGGCCAGCTCCTCGCCGTCTCGGTGGTCGTCGCCGCGGCGGACATCACCTTCACATCGGCGAGCGGCGCCTTCCTGAAGGGGCTCGTCGCGCCGGAGGACCTGCTCGTGGCCAACGGCCGGTTCGAGTCGACGAACTGGACCGCCACCGCGCTCGGGCCGCCGCTCGGCGGGGCCGCGTTCGCGGTGCTCGGGCCGGTGACGTCGGTGGTCGCCAACGCCGTCAGCTTCCTGCTTTCCGCGCTCGGGATCCGGGCGATCGGCGGCGACGAACCCCGCCCGCACACCACCGGGCGCCCGCGCGCCCGAGACCTGGCGGGCGGGTGGCGCTTCCTGCTGGCCCACCCCGGGCTGCGGCCCCTCCTGCTCAACGCCATGGTCTTCAACGGCCTGGTCATGGCAACCGAGCCGCTGCTCGCGGTGCTGATGCTGGGCGAGCTCGGGCTCACGCCGTGGCAGTACGGGCTCGCGTTCGCCGTGCCCTGCCTCGGCGGCCTCGCCGGCTCGCGGCTGACCCCGCGGCTGGTCGCCCGGTTCGGGCGGCACCCGGTGCTGCTCACGTCGGGCGCGGTCCGGGCGTGCTGGCTCCTCGCGCTCGCCTTCCTGCCCCGCGGCACCGGCGGGCTCGTCTTCGTCATGGTCGTCGAACTGGGCTTGATCGTCAGCTGCAGCGTCTTCAACCCGGTGCTGGCCACCTACCGCCTCGAACAGCTGCCGCCGGATCGCGCGGCCGGCACGCTCTCGGCGTGGTCGGTCAGCACCAAGGCGGCGATCGCCGCGCTGACCGCGGTGTGGGGCGTGCTCGCCGGCTTCACCGGGCCGCGGGTCGCGATCGGGGTCGCCGGGGTTCTCGTGCTCACGACGCCGCTGCTGCTGCCCCGGCGCGAGCGGACGCCGGTGGCCGTCTAA
- a CDS encoding LysR family transcriptional regulator, protein MDLDAVRTFVAVVAAGRFQDAAVELSITQQAVSKRIATLEKAVGTRLFTRTARGARLTAEGEAFLPHAHELLTAEARALASVRTGPLRVDVIGRRLCPATLLRGFHEAHPEIAVEVVTLFDTAVAALRNGSIDASFRAVVELPADLDAQWVFDEPIELLCGPRHPLAGSASVTPAELGGHRLWLPGVVPGTEWGAYYAALAAAFGLSIDTTGPNFGTEVVLDEVAKSAEVATLVPTGARLLWPAEYDLRRVRIERPVPVYPHSLVWRRADRHPAVSLLRDHLRPGRGVADAWRPGWAARGVPSAG, encoded by the coding sequence GTGGACCTCGACGCAGTGCGCACCTTCGTGGCCGTCGTCGCGGCGGGCCGGTTCCAGGACGCCGCGGTAGAGCTGTCGATCACGCAGCAGGCGGTCTCGAAGCGCATCGCGACGCTGGAGAAGGCGGTCGGGACCCGGTTGTTCACCCGCACCGCCCGCGGCGCGCGGCTGACCGCCGAGGGCGAAGCGTTCCTGCCCCACGCGCACGAGCTGCTGACCGCGGAGGCGCGCGCACTCGCGTCGGTGCGCACCGGGCCCCTGCGCGTCGACGTCATCGGACGCCGGCTGTGCCCGGCGACGTTGCTGCGCGGGTTCCACGAGGCGCACCCGGAGATCGCCGTGGAGGTGGTGACCCTCTTCGACACGGCGGTCGCCGCGCTGCGGAACGGCTCGATCGACGCATCGTTCCGCGCGGTGGTCGAGCTGCCTGCGGACCTCGACGCGCAGTGGGTGTTCGACGAGCCCATCGAGCTGCTGTGCGGGCCCCGGCACCCCCTGGCGGGATCGGCTTCGGTGACGCCGGCCGAGCTGGGCGGGCATCGGCTCTGGCTGCCCGGCGTGGTGCCCGGGACGGAGTGGGGTGCGTATTACGCCGCGCTCGCGGCGGCGTTCGGGCTGTCGATCGACACGACCGGGCCGAACTTCGGCACCGAGGTGGTGCTGGACGAGGTCGCGAAGTCGGCGGAGGTCGCGACGCTGGTGCCGACCGGAGCGCGGCTGCTTTGGCCGGCGGAGTACGACTTGCGGCGGGTGCGGATCGAGCGGCCGGTGCCGGTGTACCCGCATTCGCTGGTCTGGCGCCGGGCCGATCGGCACCCGGCGGTGTCTCTGCTGCGGGACCACCTGCGGCCTGGTCGGGGTGTCGCCGACGCCTGGCGGCCGGGGTGGGCGGCTCGGGGTGTGCCCAGCGCGGGGTGA
- a CDS encoding DUF2470 domain-containing protein, whose protein sequence is MTQAPASIRRPPAPNPAERAKTIATRNGPASLLPTCERAGLDGERVVPVLHHVHHSGSVSVLLPDDHPMVNAAKQTQRGELAVMVELADQAPVALREPIRGLLWITGWLRPLSPVSARARAIAIAETRADERLLDVGHGVTLLRLTPASLVLADAEGTHSLRPHMFSAAPPDPFHDYEAQWLRHLESDHSDVVDQLAKHLPADLRGGRIRPLGLDRFGLRLRVESEGGDHDVRLAFSKSVDSPPQLAMELRRLVGCPFLRGGASG, encoded by the coding sequence GTGACCCAGGCACCCGCATCCATCCGCCGCCCGCCGGCACCGAACCCCGCCGAGCGGGCCAAGACGATCGCGACCCGCAACGGTCCCGCGTCCTTGCTGCCCACCTGCGAACGCGCCGGTCTCGACGGCGAGCGCGTCGTCCCGGTCCTGCACCACGTGCACCACAGCGGCAGCGTGAGCGTCTTGCTGCCCGACGACCACCCGATGGTCAACGCGGCGAAGCAGACCCAGCGCGGCGAGCTGGCCGTGATGGTCGAGCTCGCCGACCAGGCGCCGGTCGCCCTGCGGGAGCCGATCCGCGGGCTGCTGTGGATCACCGGCTGGCTGCGCCCGCTCTCGCCGGTGTCGGCCCGCGCCCGGGCGATAGCGATCGCCGAAACACGGGCGGACGAACGCCTGCTCGACGTCGGACACGGCGTCACGCTGCTGCGGCTCACCCCGGCGTCGCTCGTGCTCGCCGACGCCGAAGGCACGCACTCGCTGCGCCCGCACATGTTCAGCGCCGCGCCGCCGGACCCGTTCCACGACTACGAGGCCCAGTGGCTGCGACACCTGGAGAGCGACCACTCCGACGTCGTCGACCAGCTGGCGAAGCACCTGCCGGCGGACCTGCGCGGCGGCCGGATCCGCCCGCTCGGCCTCGACCGGTTCGGGCTGCGGCTGCGCGTCGAGTCCGAGGGCGGCGACCACGACGTCCGGCTGGCCTTCTCGAAGTCCGTCGACAGCCCGCCGCAGCTCGCGATGGAGCTGCGGCGGCTGGTCGGCTGCCCGTTCCTGCGCGGCGGCGCGTCAGGCTAG
- a CDS encoding PPOX class F420-dependent oxidoreductase, whose product MPRSIATNETVDRAELVEFLSTRHRAILLTTKADGGPQLSPVTCGVDAEGRLVISTYPKRAKIVNIKRNPAVSACILSDEWNDQWVQLNGTAEVLDIPESVEPLVEYFRAISGEHPDWDEYREAMVKQGKSIIRVTIESWGPIAKGGFPAELA is encoded by the coding sequence ATGCCGAGGAGCATCGCCACCAACGAAACCGTCGACCGCGCCGAGCTGGTCGAGTTCCTGTCCACCCGCCACCGCGCGATCCTGCTGACCACGAAGGCCGACGGCGGGCCGCAGCTTTCGCCGGTCACCTGCGGGGTCGACGCCGAAGGCAGGCTGGTCATCTCGACCTACCCGAAGCGCGCCAAGATCGTGAACATCAAGCGCAACCCCGCCGTCTCGGCCTGCATCCTCTCCGACGAGTGGAACGACCAGTGGGTGCAGCTCAACGGCACCGCGGAGGTGCTGGACATCCCGGAGTCGGTCGAGCCGCTCGTGGAGTACTTCCGGGCCATTTCCGGCGAGCACCCGGATTGGGACGAATACCGCGAAGCCATGGTGAAGCAGGGCAAGAGCATCATCCGGGTGACCATCGAGAGCTGGGGCCCGATCGCGAAGGGCGGGTTCCCCGCCGAGCTAGCCTGA
- a CDS encoding CPBP family intramembrane glutamic endopeptidase: MTFTARSWLAPARPEFPGTIEDPAERRAIKLELLLVFGITLGLSGVRSLLSLVDSLLQPTPLAQQQVQLNVPQAAASLIDLLKQLLSAAQLVGWGALGLYFLWRAGIKIAQVGLDRRSPGRDALLTLALAALIGIPGLALYFVSYHLGFSLAVQPSTLNDTWWRPITLTLSAFGNAFAEEVLVVGYLLTRLRQLGVRENNALFGAAVLRGSYHLYQGFGGFVGNLIMGLVFGRLWQKTNRLWPLVAAHTLFDFVSFVGYSLLKGHVSWLP, from the coding sequence ATGACGTTCACCGCGCGATCGTGGCTGGCCCCGGCCCGCCCCGAATTCCCCGGGACGATCGAGGACCCGGCGGAGCGCCGCGCGATCAAGCTCGAGCTGCTGCTCGTCTTCGGCATCACGCTCGGCCTGTCCGGCGTGCGCAGCCTGCTGTCCCTTGTGGACTCGCTGCTGCAGCCGACGCCGCTGGCCCAGCAGCAGGTTCAGCTCAACGTGCCGCAGGCCGCGGCGAGCCTGATCGACCTGCTCAAGCAGCTGCTCTCGGCCGCCCAGCTGGTCGGCTGGGGCGCGCTGGGGCTGTACTTCCTGTGGCGCGCGGGGATCAAGATCGCGCAGGTCGGCCTGGACCGCCGGTCGCCAGGTCGCGACGCGCTGCTGACGCTCGCGCTCGCCGCGCTGATCGGGATACCCGGCCTGGCGCTCTACTTCGTCTCCTACCACCTCGGGTTCAGCCTGGCGGTGCAACCGTCCACATTGAACGACACGTGGTGGCGGCCGATCACGCTGACGCTGTCCGCGTTCGGCAACGCCTTCGCCGAGGAAGTCCTGGTCGTCGGCTACCTGCTGACCCGGCTGCGCCAGCTCGGCGTCCGCGAGAACAACGCCTTGTTCGGCGCCGCCGTGCTGCGCGGGTCGTACCACCTGTACCAGGGCTTCGGCGGGTTCGTCGGGAACCTGATCATGGGCCTGGTGTTCGGCAGGCTGTGGCAGAAGACGAACCGGCTGTGGCCGCTCGTGGCCGCGCACACGCTGTTCGACTTCGTGTCGTTCGTCGGGTATTCGCTGCTCAAAGGTCACGTTTCGTGGCTCCCGTGA